The Breoghania sp. L-A4 sequence CGGGGAGCCCGCTCCGGCTTTTAAGCCTCGAATACCTCAAGGATGTTAAGAGAAACCGACTTCAACGCACAAAATTGGCCGGAGACTGACGCTGCGGTACTTTCCACGCATTGCATACCGGCCACAGGAAACCGCGAGGCCGTCCCGCCGGCAGAACATTTGCGTTCACACGCAGCGGACCGCCCACGGGTCATTGAGATACAGCCGATGCGTCTCCCGGCTCAATCCCGCCACGACACGCCCGCTCCGGTCCGGGAGGAAGGCTGGACCGATTTCGCAACTGCAAGCTTGATTACTTTACCGTCCAGACGGTAAAGTCAAGCCGAAGAATGACCCGCGCGCATGCGGCCTGAGCCATACGGCAAGGATCCCCGGCCACCGTGACCGAAACAACAATCAAGGCGAGCGAACCGAAGAAGCGCTCCAACGCGCGCGAACGCATCATCGACGCGGCGATTTCCGTCGCCCAGAGCGAATGCGGCGGCAAGATATCGCTCGACGCCGTCGCAGAAAGCGCGGGGGTGTCGAAAGGCGGCCTGCTCTATCACTTCGCCTCCAAGTCCGCATTGCTGCAGGCGATGATCGCGCGCCACGTGGATACGCTCGACGAGGCGATCGAGGCGGCGCACGCGCAGACGTCCCGCGACAAACGCCCCAACGCCATGATGAGGGCCTATCTGCTGGCGTTTCGCGTCAAACTGTGTAGCGGAAAGAAGCCGGCACAAGGGTTTCTCACGGCTATCGCCGAGGAGCCGGCCCTGCTCGACCCGGTCCGCGCGCATCACGCGCGCCTGATCGCGGAAATTGAGACAAAAAGCGACGATCCCGAACTGGCAATCATGGCGTTTCTGGCCGTGGAGGGCATCTGGAATCTGCGGCTGTTCGAGACCAGTCCGTTCAATGAGACGCAGCTGACCAGCCACTTCGATAGTCTCATCGACCTGCTGGCCGATCCCCCGCGCCACTGAACTTTCTCAAGCGGGATAATCGCGGGTGCCGAAGATCGCGCTGCCGACGCGCACGTGGGTCGCGCCGAAGGCAACCGCGGTGTCGAAATCCCCCGACATGCCCATCGACAGGCCGGCAAGCCCGTTTCGCTCGGCGATCTTACGCAGCAGCGCGAAATGCAGCCCCGGGTTCTCGTCCGCCGGCGGAATGCACATCAGACCCTCTATCGCCAGACCGAGTTCGTCGCGGCAGCATTTGACGAACGCATCGGCGTCTTCCGGCAGCACGCCCGCCTTCTGCGGCTCGCCGCCGGTGTTGACCTGGATGAAAAGCGTCGGCGTCCGGCCCTGCGCCTCCATCTCCGCCTTGATGGCCCTGGCGATCTTGTCGCGGTCGATCGTGTGGATCACGTCGAACAGCGCCACCGCATCTTTTGCCTTGTTGGACTGCAGCGGCCCGATGAGATGCAGCTCGATGTCCTCGTGACGCTCCTTCAGCGCCGGCCACTTGGACTGCGCCTCCTGGACGCGATTCTCGCCGAACACCCGCTGCCCCGCCGCGATCACCGGTTCAATATGCTCGATGTCGAATGTTTTGGAGACGGCAACGAGCGTCACCGAACCCGCGGGCCGGCCGGCGTCGCGTTCCGCCTCGAGGATCCTGGTTTTCACCTCTTGGAGGCGGCTAGCGGCGTCACTCATCGGCGGGATCTTTCGCAACTTCACAAAGTTCCTGCCGACATGCGCCGGCTTGAACGCAATTTCAACCCCTTGCATGGTCTGTTTCGGTTGACCCGGGGGGTTATTTCTGGTGACTGTCCGCCAGTGATTTCCTCCCAAGACATAGAGAAAACGGCGACATAGATGGCGAGCGAGCGATACAACGCACGCGAGGCGGAAGCCCGGTGGCAGAAGATTTGGACCGACAACAACGTCTTCACGACCGACAATGACGACCCGCGACCGAAATACTATGTGCTGGAGATGTTCCCCTATCCGTCCGGGCGCATCCATATGGGCCACGTGCGCAATTACGCCAT is a genomic window containing:
- a CDS encoding TetR/AcrR family transcriptional regulator; amino-acid sequence: MTETTIKASEPKKRSNARERIIDAAISVAQSECGGKISLDAVAESAGVSKGGLLYHFASKSALLQAMIARHVDTLDEAIEAAHAQTSRDKRPNAMMRAYLLAFRVKLCSGKKPAQGFLTAIAEEPALLDPVRAHHARLIAEIETKSDDPELAIMAFLAVEGIWNLRLFETSPFNETQLTSHFDSLIDLLADPPRH
- a CDS encoding YggS family pyridoxal phosphate-dependent enzyme produces the protein MSDAASRLQEVKTRILEAERDAGRPAGSVTLVAVSKTFDIEHIEPVIAAGQRVFGENRVQEAQSKWPALKERHEDIELHLIGPLQSNKAKDAVALFDVIHTIDRDKIARAIKAEMEAQGRTPTLFIQVNTGGEPQKAGVLPEDADAFVKCCRDELGLAIEGLMCIPPADENPGLHFALLRKIAERNGLAGLSMGMSGDFDTAVAFGATHVRVGSAIFGTRDYPA